In Glycine max cultivar Williams 82 chromosome 15, Glycine_max_v4.0, whole genome shotgun sequence, the DNA window caaaagaaagatattgaaaaacatatatatcTTGTAAGAACAAATTTCATCTTAAGAACgtgaaaactaaaaattaagttatcaaaattaaaaggtTAGTATTCACAagattgcttaaaaaaaattgtgcatatTGCTTTTAATTTTGACTATTTAAATTGATCTAATAGTCTATATTTGttgttctcatttttttatcacaataaaTAGTTCTCAATTTACATGCTTCTGCATTTCATTTCCTTTATAACTGAATtgatcttcatttacattttatgCAGGCTATATGGCCCTATAGTGGTCACTACCGTCCAACGGAGAAGAACTTTATGGAATTCATTAGCTTCTTGGAGGAACACAAAGTGGACATGACAAATGTAAAGGTAAACCACTTAAAAAACAATCTTTCCCCTATAGATTTGCCAAATTGGCcttcaatttaaaatcaatttgctGAACATATCTTTAACCTTTAAGTAATTTCACGGATGTTGTCTGCTGCAGAGAGATCCAATTGATGAAGATGTCCCACCTTCTAATCCTGTGAATGAGGAGCCACTATTTGAGTACATGGAAGGCAATGTGGGTGCCAGTGACAGTGCCAATAATTGTGGTAAAGATGTTGAAGAGAACAAGCCAATGTCAAGCAAATGGACTACTGGAGTAGGTCCTAGAATTGGTTGTCTGAGAGTATCCAGCAAATTTCCAAGTTCAGGCATTTGAACAACTCAATCTTTCACCTAGAGTCAACGATGAAACATTTGCTGGCAAAGCACCTATTCCCTCTCCCAGGCCTAGAACAAAACATCTGTCGCCTAGGCTTGTCAACATGGGACTTCCTAGCCCAATGGTACATGTTTCTCCTCTTTAGGTTCTTTGGACATTCTAGTGCGTGAGCACTGCTTTAGTTTTAGCATATGAATTTGCACCATAGGTACATAATACAGTATGATAAAGGGTCACAAAGGAGCTAACCCAATAGTTATTGTTTCATTTGGGTTTTTATTTGCCAATTATTTGGGACAGATAGTTTCTATTGAATTATTCTTTTCCCTGCCCCTTAAATGCTCAGTTGCTTATCCAATAGTCTTAAGGGGTTGGGTTAATCATCACATTCTTGTAAGTCGAATCACATTTGCAAatatagcttcttttttttttaatctacctCTCTTCCCTCGCTCTTTATGTGGTTTGGAGATAAGATGGACATACTGAGAGCAAGTCGTGCTCTTTGTCTGTAAAATAAGGGGTTGGCATGTAATGCTTTCATTGGTAACAATGGTGTGCGTATGCACTTTGATTCATTGAAGCTTTTAAGTCCAGATTTGGCTTGTGTTGCCGAAAAAAAAGAAGCTCGATAATCGATTTGGATTAGGAATGTTAATGTTTAGCCATGAGCAAAGTTGACCACATTATCATCATTCATCAacgaactattttttttttttttttttttttacttttaagatTGGAAAATCTCTTCCACGCAACGCAATATGGCCAAGTGATGTGATTTATTTCGGCCTTTAGCTCAGTACCACCCCGCTACATTCAAGATTAGGGAATTGAAACCAAGAAGCTAAAATGAAATTCAGCATAACACACTCTATTTTTCCAGCAAAGAATGatattacataaaattataagcCAAATGAATCTTGACCTATTAAAATTAAACCTTTTAtacttgtttttattataaacatgtagtattattttctttttggtatTTTGAAAATTTGCTCTCACTTCCAcgtaattaatattaatgacTTATTTGGAGTCATTAAAACTGATTTTACGATAATCaactatatgaaaaataataatcagcTATATATGGATTCTTGGGGGAATGGGCATGTTCAACTTTGGGCTTTATTCTATTGGGCTTTGTTCTAATGGGCTATGTAGGAGTGAGGCTATGCAGAGAATCCGCGGATAGCTAGTGATAGGGTCAAATCGGAGCGTGCGTgggaaataaagaaagaaaatgtgtgagttttgattttgatttttgagtaTCAGGTTACCGTTATGATTTGACTTTGATGGTCTTTTTCTTCCACCaacacaaattcaaatttcaaaacttgCTTCTCTCTCAACCTTGCCTTAATTAACCCCAACACATCACAAACCACGATCCATACTCTCTCTTACACTAAACTAAaacgcccccccccccccaaaaaaaaaactctctctttctctctttcacaGTGCTTCACAGCAGAAGCTGCTGCCTCTCTAACCCAAAACGGTATCTTTTCTCCGATGGGTGCTTCGGGAAGGTGGTTTAAGTCACTTCTTCCTTTTAGAAAGACCTCAACTTCAACAACTGATCAAGTAAGTAAAGAAGTGGTTTAAGttactatttttgttttatctatCCGTTTCGTTTTGGTTCTTTTATGCTATTCACTGTTTACACAATCAGGATAAGGGTGGTGACAACAAGAGTAAGAAGAAGTGGAAGCTATGGAGGGCTTCTTCAGAAGGGTCCATGAAGAaagttggtggtggtggtggtggtgctgcTGCTGCATCTGATTCTTCCCTTACTTATGCGGTGGCCGTGATGGTTCCCAAAGATTTCAAGCTCATCAAGCAGGAATGGGCTGCCATTCGCATTCAGGCTGTGTTTCGAGCCTTCTTGGTAACCTCATGCTTTAATTTTAGCTTCTTAGTTATGCTATGAGTTTATGCTTTCTCATAGCTTGACTTTGCAATTCCAATTTCCAAGTTCAATTTTTAGGATCAAGAGGTAGGACTTAGAGTTAGGACCTCcctatgaaatttaattttgttcaaCAACATCTAGTAGATCCAAATTCAGAAAGTGGAGAGCCTGTGattttgtgaaataaaaaatCAGCTAGCAGCAGACCTTAAcccaatagaaataaaaaatattgattggcaaatgttaattgttagaaagttagtttttgttagagaGGATCGAACCGGTGACCTTCCCCAGTTCCCCTCCCTCCCTTCTCCCTTAACCCGAAgtgaaatgaaatttaattttcatgttcCTAGTGCTCTAGAAGACAGAGTCTGTGATGACTCTTATGTTTAAGGTATCAGGCATGCGTGTCTTGTGCTTGCATCTTTCTATCCTAatgttctttcttttatttttcatattgacCTTAATTCTGTTGATACACTTTGCAGGCTAGACGAGCTTTGAGGGCTTTGAGGGCAGTGGTAAGGCTACAAGCTATTTTTAGAGGCCGGCTAGTCAGGAAGCAAGCAGCTGTTACTCTAAGATGCATGCAGGCTCTTGTTCGAGTTCAGGCGCGAGTGAGGGCAAGGAATGTGAGGAATTCTCCAGAAGGGAAAGCTGTGCAGAAATTACTTGATGAGCATCGCAACCAAGCTGATCCTTTTAATCAAATTGAGGTGGTATCATAATTTGACTCAAGATAATCTGACATTCTGTATTGATCATTCTGAGTTAACATATTAGGAGATGCTAACATGTTGCATGTTTTGCCATGTTGCTATCAGCAAGGATGGTGTGATATTCCTGGAACTGTGGATGAAGTTAAAGCAAAGCTACAAATGAGGCAAGAAGGAGCCATCAAGAGGGATAGAGCAATGGCATACTCTCTCTCCACACAGGTAAGGAAGTTGAGAACATACTTTGTGGTATACTTTTTCGTTTCTTTGGTaagatttatttgttaaaattattattgccAAATTCATATGGTTCAAATATCTTTGTTTGCTTAAAGCAGTCAAGACTGTGTGCTAGTCCAAACCCAAAAGCCACTAAGGCAATGACTCCTCTCAAGAATAACAACCTAAGCAATAAGAGCTTAGGATATAGCTTGTTGGAACGCTGGATGGAAGCCAAGCCATGGGAGAGTCCAATCTCAAGGAAGAGTGAAGGCCTTGTTCCTGCTTTTCAATCAAGAAGGAATGGTATGACAACTAGGGTTTCTGTTAAGCCTATTATAACCAGTCAATCCACTTCATCATCTTCGGCCATAAGCTCTGCTGAGTACATGTGTGATGATAATAGCCCTGTGTCAACATCTTATACATCTGGATCTCCATCTTTGCCATCCACCCACACTGCTTTGGTGGAAGCAACAGAGGAAAGAGATGCTCATCAACCAAGCTACATGAGTCTGACAGAATCAACTAAGGCTAAACTGAGAGCTTGCAGGAGTTCTTCACAGAATTCAAAGAGACTTGTTATGGAGGACAGTGTGTCTCACAGCACAACAACAGGCCTTATGAATGGAGATACTAGAAGCTGTTCTGATTCTGATCCTTCAGTTAACTTGTGGAAGGATTCTTGTGCAACAACTCTAAGGGCAAGTTATCAAAAACGACAAATTAGGATATGAGTTTCTGTAACAGTGGCAGATGTTGTTTACTTTCAATGAGTTCAACAGCTTGTTGTCCGTTGTCACCTTCACAAATTAGGGATGAGTTTTCTGTAACAGTGGCAGATGTGCAAGTTAGGATAGAGGGGCTAATTGACAGTGTAGATAATATAAgtggttttgttttgttttgtgtgaagAATGAAATAGCAAAATAGTACACTACTTCAATCTGTATGGTGCTTTGTGCACTAATATATGCTTTATGTATGAATTATCTAAACTCTTGAGTAGAAATCGAGCTTAAGATGAGATAatattattcacttattttgGAAGCTATCGATGCATTGTTTTTGTTCCCTCATTGTAGTTATGGTGCTCTTTCACTCAATAAGCTAGACTTTTGGGTTACACACTTCTTATGGGCTTTACTCATGAGTGTTGTGTGATCTACACTTGAGTCTTGTCCACGAAAAATCCATTGAACTAATGCATCTGTGCATGTGCCAGCATCTGCCACACATCCATGATTGCATTATCTAACTAAAGATTATTTTTCCGTGATATGTACAATTAACCTTGAAAAGCCTCTGTTCACTCTCCGGTTGTTCAATAACAGAAAATAATGCTAATAAAATTCAACTATTCTTCTAATTCCCCTTCGTGGAATTGACTGtttttgtccaaataaataaggACTACATGTTGCAACCTGTAACATTGTGTCAGTAACAAGTTTGGTTGCTGGGCTTCAATTGGGAACCAATGCACATTATAACATACTATCATGCTTTGGCTGCTGGGCTTCAATTGGGAAccttttttaagatattttttttcaaaagttttcataagaatttttttttaaaaaaaatcttatttcaaAAAAAGCTAATTTAAACCCACACCTGTTATCTTGAGTCCAAGTGTCATAAATAGTAGTATCTTTGTTAGTCTGgcttattaatattttcaattcaatctatcataaatagttcttttattagttgtggaccaaaataaaaatcatgtttgttttttatgcCTGAGTGGCTCCATCACCCAACTTTTGTTGTCCATTATGTAAGTTGAACCCAAAACTTCAGAGCAGGAAGAAGGATGCAAAAAACATCAATTCAAGATTAGAGATGTGTAAGCTTTATTTGAAAAAGTTTATCTCCACTTAAGCAACAAGAATAATTTAATAGCTAGTTTAAATCACGTGGtccaatttataataatatgtaATGTTGCAACATTTAGTATGGTCCAGTTCCAGTCAATCATGCTTTTGCCTTAAGGACCACAGTTATCACctcacaattgaagtatttgtgCATTATTTAACCGGTATgcatcaaactaaaaaaaaattgatagacACATAATACTAATGAAACATTTTGAGTTCCAAATGGACCAAACGATGAAATGGTTCAAAGGTCAATTTCAGAAGCATGGACGTATACTGATAAGGCCATAGAGAGTATCTCCAATCCAAACCATATTAGTTTGACTTGTCTATACTGCATGGCCTACGTGAGAATATGCGCTAACAAAGGCAAGAAATCAGGATGCCAccaaaagttgtaaaaaaaattgaatgtcaTTTGATAGGATTCTCAAGTGAGGgatgctttcttcaatttggaGTAAGTGTGCAAACTTCCTTTCATGGGGGATTGCCATGAATAGAAGGAAGACGAAGTGGGGGCAGTGGGGCCCTATAGGTTGCCTATTTTCTTGGATATCCCTTTTTCTGTAGGTCATTTCTAGTCTTGTTTCCTTGCTTTATAAAGAATATAAcgtctcttctcttttttctttcttttttttttcctattatttactctGACCATACCGATAAATACTAATGTGGCCCTTTAGCTGTATGCATCAGTTCCAATTATTGATTGACTcatgaaatttcaaatttaagccTATTCATTGTTTAAGCATTGCGCTTTGTGAAGCACTGCAGTATTTCCCCTCAAGACTTTCCAGCAAGCATACAAGAGTTAATTAATACGCTCATTCATGAGTTCAATATCGGTTTAACTCTTAATCATTTATAGAAGTACACTTACAGTTTATACAAGAATTATAGTTTTGTTGTCTGAAATATATGTGGTTATTTACCATGGTGGCAAAGGAGGTTTGAAGATAACTTTAGGTGAGGCATATGCTACTTTTCTTTATTTAGATTCTCATTGTATTTCAAGGGACAAGGCATCTTGATTTCTTTCCTTGTATCACGAAAATTCCCCACACTCTCGAGAGGGGGAAAAGCAAAGAATAAGAGGAGGAAACCAGCATTTGACTGAAAATGACCCATACCAAAACCAATCTGAAATCAATAGAGGACAAAGAATTACATGGCATTCTTTCATGTACTTGTTTTGATATCTCTGTGAGTCAggataacaaaaacaaaagactctGACAACAAGAGTCCCTTGATGACTCAACAGTAAAGCAAAAGAGCCCAGTAGTATTAAATGTTGCATGTGCAGCAATTAATTAGGAATCTTGTTTTAACTAGCTGTTTCTTCCATCATAAGCTTGGCATGCTCCTACCTTTTTCTCTCCGAAGCAACAAATTATAGCAACTCCATGAAGCCTGTTTCACAGCAAGAAAGATATTTGTTCTTAGCTTTTAGTTTTACTAGATATGGCATACTTCAAAGGGCTACGTGCCAACTGTAATTAAGATGACCCTAAAGccaaattgattgtgttttctgtTGAAAGTTCAAAAAGATTACTTTATCTAGCATACTTCTgcataactaattaattacatcaacttataattaattagaaattgctGAAGGGTTACATTTTATGAAGTTAATATGCAGATGAGAATAATTAAAACCTGGGAAGGACATGGAATGGTCAAACAGAATGAGTATGCAACAATAATAGCCAAACATTCACATGAAAATAAGGTTGCTTTTCCCACCCTCATTCCAATTGTAAAATACTCTTGCTTTAGCATAGGTCTTTCAAGTATGTATTTAACAAGTATATATCACCCAATAACATATACGAGAAAACAAacctcaaaaaagaaaaatgggacgtgtaaatttaacaatatattatcatatattcCATACATCACACTAGATAGATATCATATTCATGAAATACGATTCGCTTTCAAGATGCCTTGGTGGTGAAATGGTAATATATTATCACAAGCTGGTCCAGTTAATCAATAATTCATTTAGGTGATCCCATCCAGAAAAGATCAATTAGATGAcccaattatatatttatagtaCTACTTTACATGGAATCCAGAAACAGGATGTAAAAGCATACTTTTGCCCAGCTGCTTTTAGTCCATCGATCGAAATGAAATGCGTACACAAAGTGGCCGGCAATTATATTCTTCACGTTGTCCCCATTGGCCTCTTTCCAGTGCCTAGCATTTTCTGGATACAAATCAGAGAAACatgttctttgacattttttaccATTCTTTATTCATAATCAGGCAACCattatttattcatagttaGAAAATTTTCATCTAAAACTCGTTAAATCATTCGGAAATCAAACCATTAGAGTTGGCCTAGGAGGTGGGGTTGCAGGAATCTGGATAGTATGTAAGAGGTCACAAATTctagacttaaatatgtttttactcTTTTGGAAGTTagatttttggtttttataaatttatttttttaattctagtctatttaagtttgtgtttttttaattttagttttagtaaaatattttattcatttttagtctttatttttttaaaatttttattcatgTAAGTATGAACTTATGagaactataaataaaaaaaattataatcttataaggattaaaattgaataaatacatGTACTTATATATtaggattaaaaataagaaaaatatcttactagataaaaattaaaaaaatttaacttacaagaactaaaattttaaaaaaaataacttacgggactaaaaataaaaaaaaaatactatcttACAAAAACCAAAACATATTTGAGCCCAAATTCTAATTTCAATGTCATCATTGGGGGAAAAGAATGAAATAAGCTCagaaatcatatataattttttctagaTCTCTAAAATAATTGtgatatttttatacaaaagataAGGAAGTTATTGAatgttctctaaaaaaaatttaaagaaaaagggGACATACTATCCCATAtcttaaattaagatatttgatatatcacattaaatattagtattgcaattttgtttatatttaatataataaatacttttttcttttttaataaaaacttcttacttttgtttctttaacaAGTATCTTAAGgaaatttattagaattattGAACACATGAATCAATTAGTGCCGAATATTTCAGAATaaccatgacttgattttgagtTTTATGTAAGCAACGGCGTGAAATactcagaaaaaaaatttattacataaaGCCTTGATTTAGCcaaggaaaaaaaacttattagcatttaactttaaaatgtctttttttgcCGAAGAAAAATGTCTTGTAATAAGTAGtattttaagattattaaaTAAGTAGCATTATATACACCTGAGGATTAGTAATGATACAATCTTTAacatattctttatttattaattaaatttttataaaataaaaaaaatcatgaatataactcattaaaaaaatacaactcgtaagttttttgaaatttctaatgaattttaatcaagaattaaaaattgtctttgaaaatatattagataatgTGTTACCAATATTTTCCTTATACACTTTATTGCAAAATTCTAATTActtaaagaaaataagtaaTAAATGAAAGCATTGGCTAATGAATTCTCTCTTAACTTCTTAAGATATTTgttaaagatttaaaaataaaaaatattgaatagaaACAAATGCTAAACAATGCATTGGGATGCGAAGGGGGCAAAAGATCCGGACAAAATCTCCATCAAATAGATCAAGTAAGGACAACATAATCGAATTAGATATTATAGAGTATAATTCAAAGCTTTAAGATATAAGTTATAGATCACTCTTCATCTACGACTATTTGAATGTAACACTACTCATACTGTCATTATCtacacataaattttttttaaaaaaattgtcattatctgtaacaaaaagaaaaaacttatacCGTCATTATGTTATCAttaatgaaaatgaatgagacatgTCACCAAACCTTTACTTCGCTAACATAGATACTACCGTTGGGACATGGGGGAAGTCAAATAAGTGATTTATCTCCATTAATAGGTTAAGTAAGAATCATATTATCCCCTCTAATCTAAATtgatatttaagattttttatacaaattttaaaaaatttctatgagacaactttttagGGGGAAAATTTTATGGAAATATATTTACtctctttcttaatttatatagatatgttaataaatattctAACATAATATAAGAgatgaaattgaaataaaaactttaatatttcaattctttaatgctaaaacattaattaatttatgtaaacaTCAAAATAACTATTGTTTTCGGTGAAGTGTAGGAACAAATTTAGAGTGGGTAGGAAAGTATTTTCTTGAAACTTCTCATTCacatttatatacatatatatttttaatttaattaatgtatatattttctaaGTTAATTAATGTAAAACTAATTATGTATGTTgttatataaaa includes these proteins:
- the IQD53 gene encoding protein IQ-DOMAIN 53; amino-acid sequence: MGASGRWFKSLLPFRKTSTSTTDQDKGGDNKSKKKWKLWRASSEGSMKKVGGGGGGAAAASDSSLTYAVAVMVPKDFKLIKQEWAAIRIQAVFRAFLARRALRALRAVVRLQAIFRGRLVRKQAAVTLRCMQALVRVQARVRARNVRNSPEGKAVQKLLDEHRNQADPFNQIEQGWCDIPGTVDEVKAKLQMRQEGAIKRDRAMAYSLSTQSRLCASPNPKATKAMTPLKNNNLSNKSLGYSLLERWMEAKPWESPISRKSEGLVPAFQSRRNGMTTRVSVKPIITSQSTSSSSAISSAEYMCDDNSPVSTSYTSGSPSLPSTHTALVEATEERDAHQPSYMSLTESTKAKLRACRSSSQNSKRLVMEDSVSHSTTTGLMNGDTRSCSDSDPSVNLWKDSCATTLRASYQKRQIRI
- the IQD53 gene encoding protein IQ-DOMAIN 53 isoform X1; amino-acid sequence: MGASGRWFKSLLPFRKTSTSTTDQDKGGDNKSKKKWKLWRASSEGSMKKVGGGGGGAAAASDSSLTYAVAVMVPKDFKLIKQEWAAIRIQAVFRAFLARRALRALRAVVRLQAIFRGRLVRKQAAVTLRCMQALVRVQARVRARNVRNSPEGKAVQKLLDEHRNQADPFNQIEQGWCDIPGTVDEVKAKLQMRQEGAIKRDRAMAYSLSTQQSRLCASPNPKATKAMTPLKNNNLSNKSLGYSLLERWMEAKPWESPISRKSEGLVPAFQSRRNGMTTRVSVKPIITSQSTSSSSAISSAEYMCDDNSPVSTSYTSGSPSLPSTHTALVEATEERDAHQPSYMSLTESTKAKLRACRSSSQNSKRLVMEDSVSHSTTTGLMNGDTRSCSDSDPSVNLWKDSCATTLRASYQKRQIRI